The following are from one region of the Streptomyces rubrogriseus genome:
- the pyrF gene encoding orotidine-5'-phosphate decarboxylase: MTVMEPFGARLRRAMDERGPLCVGIDPHASLLAEWGLNDDVAGLERFSRTVVEAMADRVAVLKPQSAFFERFGSRGVAVLETSVQEARAAGALVVMDAKRGDIGSTMAAYAESFLHKDAPLFSDALTVSPYLGYGSLKPAVDLARESGAGLFVLALTSNPEGGEVQHAVRGDGRSVGATMLAHLAAENAGEEPLGSFGAVVGATLGDLSSYDLGINGPLLAPGIGAQGATPADLPGVFGAALRNVVPNVSRGVLRHGPDVAALRTAADRFAVEIRTAVTAS; the protein is encoded by the coding sequence ATGACGGTGATGGAGCCCTTCGGTGCCCGGCTGCGCCGCGCGATGGACGAGCGCGGCCCCCTGTGCGTCGGCATCGACCCGCACGCCTCCCTGCTCGCCGAGTGGGGCCTGAACGACGACGTGGCCGGCCTCGAGCGCTTCAGCCGCACCGTCGTGGAGGCGATGGCCGACCGGGTCGCCGTCCTCAAACCGCAGAGCGCCTTCTTCGAGCGGTTCGGCTCGCGCGGCGTCGCCGTCCTGGAGACGTCGGTCCAGGAGGCGCGGGCGGCCGGCGCGCTGGTCGTCATGGACGCCAAGCGCGGCGACATCGGCTCGACCATGGCCGCGTACGCCGAGTCGTTCCTGCACAAGGACGCGCCGCTGTTCTCGGACGCGCTGACCGTCTCCCCGTACCTCGGCTACGGCTCCCTCAAGCCGGCCGTCGACCTGGCGCGCGAGAGCGGCGCGGGCCTGTTCGTGCTGGCGCTGACCTCCAACCCGGAGGGCGGCGAGGTCCAGCACGCCGTGCGGGGCGACGGACGCAGCGTCGGTGCGACGATGCTGGCGCACCTGGCCGCCGAGAACGCGGGGGAGGAGCCGCTGGGCTCCTTCGGCGCGGTGGTCGGTGCCACCCTCGGCGACCTGTCCTCGTACGACCTGGGCATCAACGGTCCGCTGCTGGCGCCGGGCATCGGCGCGCAGGGGGCCACGCCCGCGGACCTGCCGGGCGTGTTCGGCGCGGCGCTGCGCAACGTGGTGCCGAACGTCAGCCGGGGTGTCCTTCGTCACGGTCCCGACGTGGCCGCGTTGCGGACGGCTGCCGACCGCTTCGCGGTGGAGATCCGGACCGCGGTCACGGCGTCCTGA
- a CDS encoding integration host factor: protein MALPPLTPEQRAAALEKAAAARRERAEVKNRLKHSGASLHEVIKQGQENDVIGKMKVSALLESLPGVGKVRAKQIMERLGISESRRVRGLGSNQIASLEREFGSTGS, encoded by the coding sequence GTGGCTCTTCCGCCCCTTACCCCTGAACAGCGCGCAGCCGCGCTCGAAAAGGCCGCCGCGGCTCGCCGGGAGCGGGCCGAGGTCAAGAATCGACTCAAGCACTCCGGCGCCTCCCTCCACGAGGTCATCAAGCAGGGTCAGGAGAACGACGTCATCGGCAAGATGAAGGTCTCCGCCCTCCTCGAGTCCCTGCCGGGCGTGGGCAAAGTCCGCGCCAAGCAGATCATGGAGCGACTGGGCATCTCCGAGAGCCGCCGCGTGCGCGGGCTCGGGTCCAACCAGATCGCGTCCCTGGAGCGCGAGTTCGGCAGCACCGGCAGCTGA
- the gmk gene encoding guanylate kinase — MAATPRGTSPVPPDARPRLTVLSGPSGVGKSTVVAHMRKEHPEVWLSVSATTRRPRPGEQHGVHYFFVSDEEMDKLIANGELLEWAEFAGNRYGTPRTAVLERLEAGEPVLLEIDLQGARQVRESMPEARLVFLAPPSWDELVRRLTGRGTEPPEVIERRLAAAKVELAAEPEFDQTLVNTSVEDVARELLALTNVV, encoded by the coding sequence ATGGCTGCAACACCCCGGGGGACGTCCCCCGTACCCCCGGACGCACGTCCGCGGCTGACCGTGCTCTCCGGCCCTTCGGGGGTCGGCAAGAGCACGGTCGTCGCCCATATGCGCAAGGAACACCCCGAGGTATGGCTGTCGGTCTCGGCGACGACCCGCAGGCCCCGCCCGGGCGAGCAGCACGGTGTCCACTACTTCTTCGTCAGCGACGAGGAGATGGACAAGCTGATCGCCAACGGCGAGCTGCTGGAGTGGGCCGAGTTCGCCGGCAACCGCTACGGCACGCCGCGCACGGCCGTACTTGAGCGCCTGGAGGCCGGTGAGCCGGTCCTCCTGGAGATCGACCTCCAGGGAGCGCGGCAGGTCCGCGAGTCCATGCCCGAGGCCCGGCTGGTGTTCCTGGCCCCGCCCTCCTGGGACGAGCTGGTGCGCAGGCTCACCGGCCGGGGCACCGAACCGCCCGAGGTGATCGAGCGCCGTCTCGCCGCCGCCAAGGTCGAGCTGGCCGCCGAGCCGGAGTTCGACCAGACCCTGGTGAACACCTCCGTCGAGGACGTGGCGCGCGAGCTGCTAGCCTTGACGAACGTCGTGTGA
- the rpoZ gene encoding DNA-directed RNA polymerase subunit omega, whose protein sequence is MSSSISAPEGIINPPIDELLEATDSKYSLVIYAAKRARQINAYYSQLGEGLLEYVGPLVDTHVHEKPLSIALREINAGLLTSEAIEGPAQ, encoded by the coding sequence GTGTCCTCTTCCATCTCCGCGCCCGAGGGCATCATCAACCCGCCGATCGACGAGCTCCTCGAGGCCACGGACTCGAAGTACAGCCTCGTGATCTACGCGGCCAAGCGGGCCCGCCAGATCAACGCGTACTACTCGCAGCTCGGCGAGGGCCTCCTTGAGTACGTCGGTCCGCTCGTCGACACCCACGTGCACGAGAAGCCGCTCTCGATCGCCCTGCGCGAGATCAACGCGGGGCTGCTGACCTCCGAGGCCATCGAGGGCCCGGCGCAGTAG
- the coaBC gene encoding bifunctional phosphopantothenoylcysteine decarboxylase/phosphopantothenate--cysteine ligase CoaBC → MDKPKVVLGVSGGIAAYKACELLRRLTESGHEVRVVPTASALHFVGAATWSALSGHPVSTEVWDDVHEVPHVRIGQHADLVVVAPATADMLAKAAHGLADDLLTNTLLTARCPVVFAPAMHTEMWEHPATQENVATLRRRGAVVIEPAVGRLTGVDTGKGRLPDPGEIFEVCRRVLARGVREPDLAGRHVVVSAGGTREPLDPVRFLGNRSSGKQGYALARTAAARGARVTLVAANASMPDPAGVDVVPVGTAVELREAMLRAAADADAVVMAAAVADFRPATYATGKIKKKDDQEPAPITLVRNPDILAEISTARARSGQVVVGFAAETDDVLANGRAKLKRKGCDLLVVNEVGERKTFGSEENEAVVLGADGSETPVAHGPKEALADTVWDLVARRLE, encoded by the coding sequence GTGGACAAGCCCAAGGTCGTTCTGGGGGTCAGCGGCGGCATCGCCGCGTACAAGGCCTGTGAGCTGCTGCGCAGACTCACCGAGTCCGGGCACGAGGTCCGGGTCGTCCCCACCGCCTCCGCGCTGCACTTCGTCGGCGCCGCCACCTGGTCCGCCCTGTCCGGCCACCCCGTGTCGACCGAGGTCTGGGACGACGTCCACGAGGTCCCGCACGTGCGCATCGGCCAGCACGCCGACCTGGTCGTCGTCGCCCCGGCCACCGCCGACATGCTCGCCAAGGCCGCCCACGGCCTGGCCGACGACCTGCTCACCAACACCCTGCTCACCGCCCGCTGTCCGGTCGTCTTCGCGCCCGCCATGCACACCGAGATGTGGGAGCACCCGGCCACCCAGGAGAACGTGGCGACGCTGCGCCGCCGCGGCGCCGTAGTGATCGAGCCCGCCGTCGGCCGTCTCACCGGCGTCGACACCGGCAAGGGCCGGCTCCCCGACCCGGGCGAGATCTTCGAGGTCTGCCGCCGGGTGCTCGCCCGCGGTGTGCGCGAGCCCGACCTCGCGGGCCGGCACGTCGTGGTCAGCGCGGGCGGCACCCGGGAGCCCCTCGACCCGGTCCGCTTCCTCGGCAACCGCTCCTCCGGCAAGCAGGGCTACGCCCTCGCCCGCACCGCGGCCGCCCGCGGTGCCCGCGTCACGCTCGTCGCGGCGAACGCCTCGATGCCCGACCCGGCCGGCGTCGACGTGGTGCCCGTCGGCACGGCGGTGGAGCTGCGCGAGGCGATGCTGCGCGCAGCGGCCGACGCCGACGCCGTCGTCATGGCCGCGGCGGTGGCGGACTTCCGGCCCGCGACCTACGCCACCGGGAAGATCAAGAAGAAGGACGACCAGGAACCGGCGCCGATCACCCTGGTGCGTAATCCGGACATCCTCGCGGAGATCTCCACCGCCCGGGCCCGCTCCGGACAGGTGGTCGTCGGCTTCGCCGCCGAGACCGACGACGTCCTGGCCAACGGCCGGGCCAAGCTGAAACGCAAGGGCTGCGACCTCCTCGTGGTGAACGAGGTGGGGGAGCGCAAGACCTTCGGCTCCGAGGAGAACGAGGCGGTGGTCCTGGGCGCCGACGGCAGCGAGACACCGGTCGCCCACGGCCCCAAGGAGGCCCTGGCCGACACGGTCTGGGACCTCGTCGCCCGGCGGCTGGAATGA
- the metK gene encoding methionine adenosyltransferase, translating into MSRRLFTSESVTEGHPDKIADQISDTILDALLREDPTSRVAVETLITTGLVHVAGEVTTKAYADIANLVRGKILEIGYDSSKKGFDGASCGVSVSIGAQSPDIAQGVDTAYENRVEGDEDELDRQGAGDQGLMFGYASDETPTLMPLPVFLAHRLSKRLSEVRKNGTIPYLRPDGKTQVTIEYDGDKAVRLDTVVVSSQHASDIDLESLLAPDIKEFVVEPELKALLEDGIKIDTENYRLLVNPTGRFEIGGPMGDAGLTGRKIIIDTYGGMARHGGGAFSGKDPSKVDRSAAYAMRWVAKNVVAAGLAARCEVQVAYAIGKAEPVGLFVETFGTAKVDTEKIEKAIDEVFDLRPAAIIRDLDLLRPIYAQTAAYGHFGRELPDFTWERTDRVDALREAAGL; encoded by the coding sequence GTGTCCCGTCGCCTGTTCACCTCGGAGTCCGTGACCGAAGGTCACCCCGACAAGATCGCTGACCAGATCAGCGACACGATTCTCGACGCGCTTCTGCGCGAGGACCCGACCTCCCGGGTCGCCGTCGAAACCCTGATCACCACCGGTCTGGTGCACGTGGCCGGCGAGGTCACCACCAAGGCCTACGCGGACATCGCCAACCTGGTCCGCGGCAAGATCCTGGAGATCGGCTACGACTCCTCCAAGAAGGGCTTCGACGGGGCCTCCTGCGGCGTCTCGGTCTCCATCGGCGCGCAGTCCCCGGACATCGCCCAGGGTGTCGACACGGCGTACGAGAACCGCGTCGAGGGCGACGAGGACGAGCTGGACCGGCAGGGCGCCGGCGACCAGGGCCTCATGTTCGGCTACGCGTCCGACGAGACGCCGACGCTGATGCCGCTGCCGGTCTTCCTGGCGCACCGCCTGTCCAAGCGCCTGTCCGAGGTCCGCAAGAACGGCACCATCCCGTACCTGCGTCCGGACGGCAAGACCCAGGTCACCATCGAGTACGACGGCGACAAGGCCGTCCGTCTGGACACGGTCGTCGTCTCCTCCCAGCACGCGAGCGACATCGACCTGGAGTCGCTGCTGGCCCCGGACATCAAGGAGTTCGTCGTCGAGCCGGAGCTGAAGGCGCTCCTCGAGGACGGCATCAAGATCGACACGGAGAACTACCGCCTCCTGGTCAACCCGACCGGCCGCTTCGAGATCGGCGGCCCGATGGGCGACGCCGGTCTGACCGGCCGCAAGATCATCATCGACACCTACGGCGGCATGGCCCGGCACGGCGGCGGCGCCTTCTCCGGCAAGGACCCGTCGAAGGTCGACCGCTCCGCGGCGTACGCGATGCGCTGGGTCGCCAAGAACGTCGTGGCCGCGGGTCTCGCCGCGCGCTGCGAGGTCCAGGTCGCCTACGCCATCGGCAAGGCCGAGCCCGTGGGGCTGTTCGTGGAGACCTTCGGCACCGCCAAGGTCGACACCGAGAAGATCGAGAAGGCGATCGACGAGGTCTTCGACCTGCGCCCGGCCGCCATCATCCGCGATCTCGACCTGCTCCGCCCGATCTACGCCCAGACCGCGGCGTACGGTCACTTCGGCCGTGAGCTGCCCGACTTCACCTGGGAGCGCACCGACCGCGTGGACGCGCTGCGCGAGGCCGCGGGCCTGTAG
- a CDS encoding primosomal protein N': protein MSSENGPEQGGAQDAPPEQLALIRETVRSAAAPRAKPRTWRGAALAKELPVARVLVDKGVLHLDRYFDYAVPEELDAEAQPGVRVRVRFGAGRHRVRDGRREGGGLIDGYLVERLAESDYAGPLAALAQVVSPERILDEELLGLVRAVADRYAGSVADVLQLAVPPRNARAEKRASPQPLPAPPAPGPGSWARYEQGAAFVAALASGGAPRAVWNALPGPQWTDELARAVAATLASGRGALVVLPDGRAVARADAALTALLGEGRHAVLTADAGPEKRYAQWLAVRRGAVRAVIGTRAAMFAPVRDLGLVALWDDGDDSHSEPHAPQPHAREVLLLRAAQDRCAFLLGGWSCTVEAAQLVETGWARPVIAAREQVRAAVPLVRTVGDQDLARDEAARAARLPTLAWQAVRDGLRHGPVLVQVPRRGYVPRMACAACRTPARCRHCSGPLEGQESGSALRCGWCGREENAWHCPECGAFRLRAQIVGARRTAEELGRAFPAVPVRTSGREHVLDTVSEAPALVVSTPGAEPVAEGGYAAALLLDGWAMLGRPDLRAGEDALRRWLAAAVLVRPQSAGGTVVAVAEPTLRPVQALVRWDPVGHALRELAERAELGFPPVSRMAAVVGPPEAVTGFLDAVELPREAEVLGPVPLPVTPAGRPRRVGAPPPGEHWERALVRVPPGRGAALAGALKAAQAARTARGSDTAVWVRIDPPDIG from the coding sequence GTGAGCAGCGAGAACGGACCGGAGCAGGGCGGCGCGCAGGACGCGCCGCCCGAGCAGCTCGCGCTCATCCGGGAGACGGTGCGCAGCGCGGCGGCCCCGAGGGCCAAGCCGCGCACCTGGCGCGGGGCCGCGCTCGCCAAGGAGCTGCCGGTCGCCAGGGTCCTCGTCGACAAGGGCGTGCTGCACCTCGACCGGTACTTCGACTACGCCGTACCCGAGGAGCTGGACGCCGAGGCCCAGCCGGGTGTCCGGGTGCGGGTGCGGTTCGGCGCCGGACGGCACCGGGTGCGGGACGGGCGGCGCGAGGGCGGCGGGCTCATCGACGGCTACCTGGTCGAGCGGCTGGCGGAGTCCGACTACGCGGGGCCGCTGGCCGCGCTGGCCCAGGTCGTCTCGCCCGAGCGGATCCTCGACGAAGAGCTGCTCGGCCTGGTCCGGGCGGTCGCGGACCGGTACGCGGGCAGCGTCGCCGACGTCCTCCAGCTCGCCGTACCACCGCGCAACGCGCGCGCCGAGAAGCGGGCCTCGCCGCAGCCACTGCCCGCACCGCCGGCCCCCGGGCCGGGGTCCTGGGCGCGGTACGAGCAGGGGGCCGCGTTCGTGGCCGCCCTGGCGTCCGGCGGCGCGCCCCGGGCGGTGTGGAACGCGCTGCCCGGCCCGCAGTGGACGGACGAGCTGGCGCGGGCCGTGGCGGCGACGCTGGCCTCCGGCCGGGGCGCCCTGGTGGTCCTGCCGGACGGGCGGGCGGTCGCCCGCGCCGACGCCGCGCTCACCGCACTCCTGGGCGAGGGACGGCACGCGGTGCTCACCGCCGACGCCGGTCCCGAGAAGCGGTACGCGCAGTGGCTCGCGGTGCGCCGGGGGGCCGTACGGGCCGTGATCGGGACCAGGGCCGCCATGTTCGCGCCGGTTCGGGACCTCGGCCTGGTCGCCCTGTGGGACGACGGCGACGACAGCCACAGCGAGCCGCACGCCCCGCAGCCGCACGCGCGCGAGGTGCTGCTGCTGCGCGCCGCCCAGGACCGGTGCGCCTTCCTGCTGGGCGGCTGGAGCTGCACCGTGGAGGCGGCCCAGCTCGTGGAGACCGGCTGGGCCCGGCCGGTGATCGCCGCGCGGGAGCAGGTACGGGCCGCCGTGCCGCTGGTGCGGACCGTGGGGGACCAGGACCTGGCCCGGGACGAGGCCGCCCGCGCCGCGCGGCTGCCCACCCTCGCCTGGCAGGCCGTCCGGGACGGGCTGCGGCACGGACCGGTACTCGTGCAGGTGCCCAGGCGCGGTTACGTACCCCGGATGGCCTGCGCGGCGTGCCGGACGCCCGCGCGGTGCCGGCACTGTTCGGGCCCCCTGGAGGGGCAGGAGTCCGGATCCGCCCTGCGCTGCGGCTGGTGCGGGCGCGAGGAGAACGCCTGGCACTGCCCGGAGTGCGGGGCGTTCCGGCTGCGGGCGCAGATCGTGGGCGCCCGGCGGACCGCGGAGGAGCTGGGGCGGGCCTTCCCCGCCGTGCCCGTGCGCACGTCAGGGCGGGAGCACGTGCTGGACACCGTGTCCGAGGCCCCGGCGCTGGTGGTGAGCACCCCGGGGGCCGAACCCGTCGCGGAGGGCGGCTACGCGGCGGCGCTGCTGCTCGACGGCTGGGCGATGCTCGGCCGCCCCGATCTGCGCGCCGGAGAGGACGCGCTGAGGCGCTGGCTGGCAGCCGCCGTCCTGGTGCGCCCGCAGAGCGCCGGGGGCACCGTCGTCGCGGTCGCCGAGCCGACGCTGCGGCCGGTGCAGGCGCTGGTGCGCTGGGACCCGGTCGGACACGCGCTGCGAGAGCTGGCGGAACGGGCCGAGCTGGGCTTTCCGCCGGTGTCGCGGATGGCGGCCGTGGTGGGGCCGCCGGAGGCCGTGACCGGCTTCCTCGACGCGGTCGAACTGCCCCGGGAGGCGGAGGTGCTCGGCCCGGTGCCCCTGCCGGTCACGCCGGCGGGGCGGCCGCGGCGGGTGGGGGCGCCCCCGCCCGGGGAACACTGGGAGCGTGCGCTGGTCCGGGTCCCGCCGGGGCGCGGGGCGGCGTTGGCCGGTGCGCTGAAGGCGGCTCAGGCGGCACGGACGGCCCGGGGGAGCGACACGGCGGTGTGGGTGCGGATCGACCCGCCCGACATCGGGTGA
- the fmt gene encoding methionyl-tRNA formyltransferase: MKLVFAGTPEVAVPALDALIASGRHEVAAVVTRPDAPAGRGRRLVASPVAERAEEAGIEVLKPAKPRDPDFLERLREIAPDCCPVVAYGALLPRVALDVPARGWVNLHFSLLPAWRGAAPVQHALMAGDEITGASTFLIEEGLDSGPVYGTVTETVRPTDTSGDLLTRLAFAGAGLLAATMDGIEDGSLEAVPQPGEGVTLAPKITVEDARVDWTAPALRVDRVVRGCTPAPGAWTTFRGERLKLVQAVPLPDRRDLAPGQLAAGKNNVYVGTGSHAVELLWVQAQGKKPMRAADWARGARITEGERVGD, encoded by the coding sequence ATGAAGCTCGTCTTCGCCGGTACCCCCGAGGTCGCCGTTCCCGCCCTGGACGCCCTGATCGCCTCCGGGCGGCACGAGGTGGCCGCCGTCGTCACGCGGCCCGACGCTCCGGCCGGGCGGGGGCGCCGACTCGTCGCCTCTCCCGTGGCCGAGCGGGCGGAGGAGGCGGGCATCGAGGTGCTCAAGCCGGCGAAGCCGCGCGACCCCGACTTCCTGGAGCGGCTGCGCGAGATCGCGCCCGACTGCTGCCCCGTCGTCGCCTACGGCGCCCTGCTGCCCCGCGTCGCCCTTGACGTGCCCGCCCGCGGCTGGGTCAACCTGCACTTCTCGCTGCTGCCCGCCTGGCGCGGCGCCGCCCCCGTGCAGCACGCGCTGATGGCGGGCGACGAGATCACCGGCGCGTCCACCTTCCTGATCGAGGAGGGCCTGGACTCCGGCCCCGTCTACGGGACGGTCACCGAGACCGTCCGCCCCACCGACACCAGCGGCGACCTGCTGACCCGGCTTGCCTTCGCCGGTGCCGGCCTGCTCGCGGCCACCATGGACGGCATCGAGGACGGCAGCCTGGAGGCCGTGCCGCAGCCCGGCGAGGGCGTCACCCTGGCCCCGAAGATCACCGTCGAGGACGCGCGGGTCGACTGGACCGCCCCGGCGCTGCGCGTGGACCGGGTGGTGCGGGGCTGCACCCCGGCCCCCGGCGCCTGGACCACCTTCCGGGGCGAGCGGCTCAAGCTCGTGCAGGCCGTTCCGCTGCCCGACCGGCGCGACCTCGCCCCGGGACAGCTCGCCGCCGGGAAGAACAACGTGTACGTCGGCACCGGCTCGCACGCCGTCGAGCTGCTGTGGGTGCAGGCGCAGGGCAAGAAGCCGATGCGGGCCGCGGACTGGGCGCGCGGGGCGCGGATCACCGAGGGCGAGCGGGTCGGGGACTGA
- a CDS encoding RsmB/NOP family class I SAM-dependent RNA methyltransferase has translation MSEQPRRPRKPGKPYRRPQKDPVRMLAFEALRAVDERDAYANLVLPPLLRKAREKEGPEKFDARDAALATELVYGTLRRQGTYDAIIADCVDRPLREVDPPVLDVLSLGVHQLLGTRIPSHAAVSASVELARVVLGDGRAKFVNAVLRKVARDDLDGWLERVAPPYDEDPEDHLAVVHSHPRWVVSALWDSLGGGRTGIEELLAADNERPEVTLVARPGRATPEELLGEEAAVPGRWSPYAVRLSEGGEPGAVEAVREGRAGVQDEGSQLVALALANAPLDGPDRRWLDGCAGPGGKAALLGALAAERGAFLLASEKQPHRAGLVARALDGNPGPYQVIAADGTRPAWRPGSFDRVLVDVPCTGLGALRRRPEARWRRRPEDLDGFAPLQRGLLRNALEAVRVGGVVAYATCSPHLAETRAVVTDVLKQHPGTELLDARPLLPGVPGLGEGPDVQLWPHVHGTDAMYLALLRRTS, from the coding sequence GTGAGCGAGCAGCCTCGTCGTCCCCGCAAGCCCGGCAAGCCGTACCGCAGGCCCCAGAAGGACCCCGTCCGCATGCTCGCCTTCGAGGCGCTCAGGGCCGTGGACGAGCGGGACGCGTACGCCAACCTCGTCCTGCCGCCCCTGCTGCGCAAGGCACGGGAGAAGGAGGGCCCCGAGAAGTTCGACGCCCGGGACGCGGCCCTCGCGACCGAGCTGGTGTACGGGACGCTGCGCCGGCAGGGGACGTACGACGCGATCATCGCGGACTGCGTGGACCGGCCGCTGCGCGAGGTCGACCCGCCGGTGCTCGACGTCCTCAGCCTGGGCGTGCACCAGCTGCTCGGGACGCGCATCCCGAGCCACGCCGCCGTCTCCGCCTCCGTGGAGCTGGCCCGGGTCGTGCTCGGGGACGGACGGGCCAAGTTCGTCAACGCGGTGCTGCGCAAGGTCGCGCGGGACGACCTGGACGGCTGGCTGGAGCGGGTCGCCCCGCCCTACGACGAGGACCCCGAGGACCACCTGGCCGTCGTGCACTCGCACCCGCGCTGGGTCGTCTCCGCGCTCTGGGACTCGCTGGGCGGCGGCCGCACCGGCATCGAGGAACTGCTGGCCGCCGACAACGAACGCCCCGAGGTCACCCTGGTCGCGCGGCCGGGCCGGGCCACCCCCGAGGAACTGCTCGGCGAGGAGGCCGCCGTACCGGGTCGCTGGTCGCCGTACGCCGTGCGGCTGAGCGAGGGCGGCGAACCCGGGGCCGTCGAGGCCGTGCGGGAGGGCCGCGCCGGGGTGCAGGACGAGGGCAGCCAGCTGGTCGCCCTGGCCCTCGCCAACGCGCCCCTGGACGGACCGGATCGGCGCTGGCTGGACGGGTGCGCGGGCCCGGGCGGCAAGGCCGCGCTGCTCGGCGCCCTGGCCGCCGAGCGGGGTGCCTTCCTGCTGGCCTCGGAGAAGCAGCCGCACCGCGCCGGGCTCGTGGCCAGGGCCCTGGACGGCAATCCCGGCCCCTACCAGGTGATCGCCGCCGACGGCACCCGCCCGGCCTGGCGGCCCGGGAGCTTCGACCGCGTCCTGGTCGACGTGCCGTGCACGGGCCTGGGCGCCCTGAGACGCCGGCCCGAGGCGCGCTGGCGGCGTCGCCCCGAGGACCTGGACGGCTTCGCCCCGCTCCAGCGCGGGCTGCTCCGCAATGCCCTGGAGGCCGTGCGGGTCGGGGGCGTCGTCGCCTACGCGACCTGCTCGCCGCACCTCGCCGAGACCCGCGCCGTCGTCACGGACGTCCTGAAGCAGCACCCCGGCACCGAGCTGCTCGACGCCCGGCCGCTGCTGCCCGGTGTCCCCGGCCTCGGCGAGGGACCCGACGTCCAGCTGTGGCCGCATGTGCACGGCACGGACGCCATGTACCTGGCGCTGCTGCGCCGGACCTCGTGA
- a CDS encoding trypco2 family protein, producing the protein MTNEPGFVGLAEVIGRIRGELEEARADAEGRDLGFAVENVSLTFTVQVHRAGSGRGGVRIGVVTAELGGSVDHQTTHQVQVDLKPELTGGERVKVSRR; encoded by the coding sequence TTGACGAACGAACCGGGTTTCGTGGGACTGGCCGAGGTGATCGGCCGGATCCGGGGCGAACTGGAGGAGGCCCGCGCCGACGCGGAGGGCCGGGACCTCGGTTTCGCCGTGGAGAACGTGAGCCTGACCTTCACCGTGCAGGTGCACCGCGCGGGCAGCGGCCGGGGCGGCGTCCGCATCGGCGTGGTGACGGCCGAACTGGGCGGCTCCGTCGACCACCAGACCACCCATCAGGTCCAGGTGGACCTGAAACCGGAGCTGACGGGCGGGGAGCGGGTGAAGGTGAGCAGACGCTAG